The window TCCGGTCTCCGACCCGAACAAAGCCGCCTTCTCCGGCCGCGACCGCCAGGGTATCGGCAGTCCGCAATGGTGCGGGGCCGCCGGACGCGACCACCAGCCCTCCTTCGAAACCAACCTGTATCAACTGATTGGGGTCCACCGACTGCGGAGATGTGCTAGCGGCCAGCGTCAGTCCCCTGCTTGAACTGAAGAAAGCGACACCTTTGGTCGTCAGCCTCACCCGCACGGAAGGCTCTCCTGTCGGACTGGGCTTCGGAGGGGGAACCGGTCTGGTGGGCGCCATCGGCGCATGGTAGCAACAGCCGGCCAGGCACAGGATTGCGGCGACCAACGCGAGCATACGCATCCGCTGTCAATCTAGCCGACCTCGATTGGATGGTCAACAACTGCCCGGGGCAGCACTTTACAATACCCGCACATACCCTAGAATACAGGAATGCAACACCGGGATAAGCGAGTCGCTGACGCCATCAAAGATTCCGTCGCCAAGATCGTAGTTAGCGAACTCTCCGACCCGAAGATCGGGTTCGTAACCGTGACCCGCTGCCACATCTCGCGCGACCTCAAGAATGCGACGGTCTACTTCTCCATACTGGGCGACGAGACTACCCAGAAGCAGACATTCGAACATCTCCAGGGCGCGCGCGGGTACATCCGGCGCCGGCTCGGCCAGATGGTGGTTTTCCGGGTACTGCCGGAACTCCGCTTCGCTCTCGACGACATGCTAGCCCACGAGATGCACATCAACGAGATAATATCCGACCTCCACAGGAACGAGCCCGGAGAACTGGACTAGC is drawn from candidate division WOR-3 bacterium and contains these coding sequences:
- the rbfA gene encoding 30S ribosome-binding factor RbfA, which encodes MQHRDKRVADAIKDSVAKIVVSELSDPKIGFVTVTRCHISRDLKNATVYFSILGDETTQKQTFEHLQGARGYIRRRLGQMVVFRVLPELRFALDDMLAHEMHINEIISDLHRNEPGELD